Genomic segment of Pseudothermotoga hypogea DSM 11164 = NBRC 106472:
GGAGCGAGTTCAGCTGAAGTCTTTGTTCTCGAAGACAACGATCGTTCTCTCGTCTCCCTGGGTGGTTCGCCATTTACCTAACACAAAGTAATTCAGACCGAAGTGATCGAACAATTCTTTCTCCGTTTTGAAGTGCTTCTGCATTTCCTTTATCCAACCCTGCCTGTAAAGTCCAGATTCCTCAGGGTGCCCCGAGTCGAAAACAAGAAAGCGACACTGTTTGAAGAGCCTGTGGAAAACCTCATCTGCCTTGTCTTTACCATGGTTGTAAAGTATGTGGTGATAAACGCTCAGGAAAAGTATCACATCGGCTATCTGTGGGAGATCTTGCTTAACTACGTCCAACTGTATGAATTTGTAGTCAGGGGGTAGGTTGAGCTTCTCCCTTGGTGAGATATCTACACCCAGAACGTCCACACCATACATTAGAAAACGATAGGAAAGCTCACCTCTGTTGCAACCTATGTCTATGAGAGTTTTAGGTTTCACTCTGAGAACAAACTTTTCGACAATTTCTTTTTTCGCCTGATCGATGGTGCTTTGATAGCTTCCATCAAACGCTCCGACATACGCCTCCTGGATATATTTCACGTAAACCGGCAAAGCTTCTTGCAAATAAGGTTGCCAATACGTTATCAAGATTCCTAGAGCACCTTCGTCGCCGACGAACTGATTTGATACAACGTACGTTGGAACTGTTCTCATACCCAGAAACTTTGCGATTGCGACTCTGTGGTGGCCACTAGCAACTAAAAGAGAAACGCTATCAGGGATTCTAACTTGTTGTCGCTTCAAAGGATCAAAAACCATCAGGTTTCCATCGTTGTGAAAAGCGACTATGGGTTTCAATATTTTTCCTGTGCGTTTGATCGACTCAAAAACTTCGAGAAACTTCGAAATGATCGGTTCTGGTGGCTGCTTGTAGTATCCCTTTTCATGGAGATCCTTGAGAAATGCGTAGTAAACGGTTTTCTGATATGGTATCCCTTTTCCAATGAACTCCTCCAAGAAATCGATGATCAAAGGCACAACGTTGTTGATGAGGAGATCCGTCGGAACCTGATTAATGAAAGCCTTAGCTTGGTTGAGTTTCATCTCAAGTTCATCTTCATAGTTGCTGATGTTCACTTTGATACCATACTCGAGAGGATTAAAGATTCTATAGCTCTTCCTGATTTCACAATTGATTTCCGAAACTGTGTTGGAGGATACGGATACACGTTGAAGCAAGACTCTGAAAATCTCGGAGATTTGTTTTTCTAGGGAACAAACATCCTCAATGAATCTTCTATACCTTTCAGAATCATAATCATTGGACGTTATCATCTCGACGGCTTCATCAACTGTGTTGAAGATCCAGTCTTTCGGATAGAATTCCTCTGCCACATAAAAGTTGTGGATGACTGGTTTTATACCTTTCGCCATGGCTTCCATAATAGCTACTCCATAGCCTTCGTGTATACTGGTCGAGAGAAAGAAGTTTTTATTTTCCAGAAACGAATTGATGTCGTCTTTCCACCCGACAAAATGAAACTTTTCTCTTATTCCCATCCTCTCAAGGATGTATCCAATATACCTGTACATACGCTCATCTTGAATGGTGCCAGCCCATTGAAGGTTGTACCGTTCGTCCAGTGAGACAAGTTTTTTCAGAATTTGCACAGCTAAAACTGGATTCTTTTTATAATTGAAATGTCCTGCAAAAGCGAGATTTGGTCCCTTGGATCTTTGCTTAAAAGTGTACTTGTTCAAATCCAAGCCATTATGGATTAAAGTCCTTTCTTTTCGTTTTAAATGATCACAATTCTGAATGGCCGTCTCTAAAACGTTTTGAGCAACAAAGATCACTTCGTCAATTTTTTCCCATTTTATAGATCTGAGAAAATCCGGTCTGAGAGATTCATAACCATGAAGTCTGCACAGAATCCGTTTCCCCATCTTCTCCAACTTGTTCGTGATCTCCACCGCCAGCTCGTTCGCCCATTCGAGCCAGACGATGTCGGCCCACTTGTAGGCTTGAACTATCTGATTTCCATCTGTCGTCACGATCAATTTCACTTCAAAAACGTTCGAGAGCACCTGTGCGATGTCCTTTATGAAGTTGTCCAAACCTGGCAAGCAAAAGATCGCGATTTTCTCAGGCCTTTTGAATTTTATCTTTGCTTGCTCGAACTTCTCCTTCATCTGTGGTAGGTCGCTCAATTGTGCGGCTTTCGAATAATAATGCAACGCCATGGGAACGTTGTTCTGTGCGAGTTGTGTGTCTCCCAAAAGATCGTACACTTCCCAAGTTTTGTCTTTGATCCTCGTCAGATAGCGCCAAGATTCGAAGAAATTCTTCTTCTCGAACAAGACCTTCGAAAGATTGAAAAGCACATCGTCGTTGGTCGGATCGAGCTTCAAAGCTTTTTGAAAGTGTTCCAAAGCTTTGTCCAACTCATTTTCTTGGTAGAAAAGAACTCCAAGCATGTTGTGCCTCATCGACTCGGGTTCGATCTTTTGGGCGAGCTCCTTTGCCTTGGAAAAATCTTTCAAACTGACACACCTTTCGATCTCTCTAAACAGTTCTTCCATCTTCACACCTCACACATCAATTTTCTATCCCGGCGAAGAACTTTCCTTCAAAAACAAAAGGCGGGCGTGAGCCCGCCTTTTGTGTCCTTGGAAGTGTTATCGCAACAGCTGCAGCACCGTCTGTGGCAATGCGTTGGACTGTGCCAACATTGCCATGCTGGATTGCATCAGGATCTGTTGTTTGGTGAACTCCATCATTTCTTTGGCCATGTCCGCATCTCTGATTCGAGACTCTGCAGCGGTCAAGTTCTCTGCAGCTACTCCAAGGTTGCTTATCGTGTGTTCTAGCCTGTTCTGCACTGCTCCAAGTCTTGCGCGTGCAGTGCTGACTTTGTGGATCGCTGCGTCTATGACCATTATAGTTCTTTCCGCACTGTTCTGATCCGTGACGCGCAAAGAGTCTTCCGTAAGTCCAAGCGCGGCTGCTCTCATGTCGTCCAATCCAGCTATCATGTTGTGTCCTTCGTTCGCTCCTATCTGGAAGATCAACGAAGTGTCTTCATACCACCTTCTTTCCGCCCTCACAACACCGCTGTCTATCACTTCTTCCAATGGCAAGGCTCCACCGAAGGAGTTGATGTTGTAAACATTAGTTAGCCAAGTGAAGATAATACCCCTGGGACCAGCTGCAATGTTTATGTTGAATGATTGATCGGTAGTATTGTAGCTAATGGATCCTGAGACTGTCCCATAGATAGCCAGACCATCGCTGAAATCAACTATGGGTGGGGTCGCAAGGCCTGTCTCGCTGAAGTAGTTGATTCTCACGTCCAGAAGGCTCGTGGCGGCTCCAGCAAACTGGCCCACCTCAACGACGTAGGAACCTTCGTTCACATCTTCAAAAGCTAAGATGAGCGATGTTGCAAGCGTGACTCTGAACGAATTCACAACGGCAGTTACCGTATTGATGCCTATGCTGGCATCAGAAACAACGAATTCGAATCTGAGACCACCGACTGTCGTTGCATATGACACAAAGTTTGCCTCATTAGACACAGTGAACGAAGCCACGGTTGCCCCGCCAGCGAGTAAAGACACGGTTGCACCTGAGATTTGTATTGACAATGCTCCCAAAGATCTGCCAGCAATGTTAAAGCTAATCACTCCACTGCCAGTAACATTGGAACCGCTTGCAAGTTCGATCCCTCTTAGGTTGGCAGACTGCGAAGCTTTCAGATCGAAGTTACCACCGGTCACCACTTTCACGTCTGGATTGTGCCTGAAGCTTTCTATCTTCCCATCCAAAAGCTTCATCGTGTTGAACTCGGTCGTTCTGGCGATCCTGTCGATCTCTTCTCTGAGTTGGTCGAGCTCGGCTTGGATCTGGTTCCTATCAACGTTGGTGTTGGTGTCGGATGCGGCTTGAACTGCGAGCTCTCTCATCCTCTGAAGGATCGAATGGACCTCTGTCAGTGCTCCTTCTGCTGTTTGGATCAACGATATGGCGTCCTGTGCGTTCTTGACTGCCATGTTCAAACCTCTGATCTGGCCTCTCATCTTTTCGCTTATCGCAAGACCAGCTGCATCGTCTCCCGCTCTGTTGATCCTCAGACCAGAGGAGAGTTTCTCGAGCGTTTTGCTCATCGAGTACTGTGTCTCACTCATGCTCCTCCAAGCGTTCAATGCGTTGATGTTGTGGTTGATACGCATATCCGCACCTCCCTGTTCTTCTCACCGCCTCCCTGGCGGTGGATTCTTCCACCAACGGGCCCGTTGGTTTTCATTAGTTATATCGGCAAGACGAAGGAGGATTTTAGAGGAATGGTCGTGAGCGTGTATCGATGGAGAAGAATTTTCTCTACGGTGAAAGAAGAAAAAATAAAGGTCCCATCGTTGGGGACCTTGAAACTCTATGTACAGTTCGAAGTTCGGTGCTGGTTGGAAGAACTTGACTCGAAGAAAAACTTTCGTCGGTGAAACAGCTTTATTTGGAAATTTGAGCCCATGTTGATAAAGGCTGGTTGGAATGTCGATTTCACTCGGGAGCGCTGGATATCTTTTAAGGATATAACTCGCAGGACCAGACGAATTAGAATGAAACCAATGTAGGTTCCCACTTCCGGCCGGATGATCTTTCCTCTGGAGCGCCCCCATTGATATGTATACGGGCATAAACATTGAGAATTCGAAACAAAATTATGAACATCGAAGGACGGTCCCGTGAAAAGGGATGATCTTGTTGGCGCAGGTGGGATAACAGCTTCAAGGTGGTAGGATTTGAATACAAAAGATCTCGAGGAGGCGAACGGTATGGAACAGCTCGTCAGGCCTTCGGGTTCTTGGGTCGCGCTCGTGACACCATTCACCGAGAGAGACGAAGTCGACATCGATGGTTTCAAGAAGCTGGTGGATTTTCATGTAGCGAATGAGACGGACGGGTTGATATTCATGGGTTCAACGGGAGAAGCGACTTCGTTGTCGATGGAAGAGAGGAAGTTGATCATCCAAGAGATGGCGAAGTATTGCAAAGGAAAGATCAAAGCCTTCTTCGGAACGAGTTGCTCAACGACGAAAGACACCGTGGAACTCTCGCAGTTCGCTGAAGCGTGCGGCGCGGACGGAATTCAACTCGTGGTTCCTCCTTATATAGTGCCTCCACAGGAAGCGATCTTCGAGTTCATCGCAACGGTGGCAAGATCTGTGAACATAGCCGTGACGATCTACAACAATCCATCCAGAGTCGTGGCGAACATCGATCCTTCAACCATAGCGAAACTCTTGGACATAGGTAACATCGTTGCGATCAAGGAAGCGTCGCCGAGTTTGACGCAGTTGATGGGAGACATCGAGGTGTCGTCAGGAAGGTTGAACGTGCTGTGTTGCGATTCACCAAAGTTCGGTTTGATCTTGCCTTTGATGGCGATGGGAGGACACGGCACTGCGAACGTAACGGGTAACGTCTTACCGAAAGAGTTCGCATTGATGTCGAAGCCTTGGGGGAGTTGGGAGGATGCCGTCAGGTGCAGGGAACTCTTTTTCAAGTACAAACCCGTGATGGAAGCGGCGTACCTTCTGGTCAACCCCGTCGGGATCAAGGCGATGATGAAACTTTTAGGAATGCCCGCGGGAGATCCGAGGCCACCGCTTCAGCCACTGAAAGGAAGTCTACTGGACAAAGTCAGAGAGATCATTGAAGAGTTCAAGCTGAGGGAAAAATGTGTTGTGTGAGACGTTGTTGTAAAATCGTTTTTGAGAAAAGAACAAGGAGGATTCACGGTGGACGAGATTTTGAAAGACTCACTGCTTTTGAAAATCTTCGAAAACGTTTCAGACGGTGTCTACTGCATTGACCGCGAAAGGAAAATCCTGTACTGGAGCAAGAAGAGTGAAGAGATAACTGGGTACGAAGCGAAAGAAGTCTTGGGAACGCGTTGTCAAGACAACATCCTCAAACACGTGGATGACAAAGGCACAGAGCTCTGTTTGGAAAAGTGTCCATTAGTGAAAGCGATGGAGGAAGCAACTGTTCAGACTGCGGAAGTATTCCTGCACCACAGGGAAGGTTACAGAGTGCCTGTGATCGTTGTGGGTATACCTGTGGTGAATGAGTCTGGAGATGTCGTGGGAGCCATCGAGTTGTTCAGAGAAAAGGTTGAAAAGAGCTTTCTTGAAAACGAAATAAAGCAACTGAGAAAACTCGCGTTCGTGGACGAGCTGACGCAGGTTTTGAACAGAAGAGGTTTGGAATACTATCTCAAGATGAAGCTGAGCGAGGTTGAGAGGTTCGAGAGGATCATAGGTGTGCTGTTCATCGACGTGGACGATTTCAAGTCGATCAACGATCGTTTTGGACACCACGTTGGGGACAAGGTCTTGCGGTTCGTCGCTGGTACATTGAAAAAGAATTTGAGAGTCAGCGATCTGGTGGCCAGGTACGGTGGTGACGAGTTCGTCGCGGTCGTGGAATTGAAGGAACAGAAGGAAATAGAGGAGATAGCAGAAAGACTGAAAAATCTGATAGCCGCTTCTTACATTGCCGAGAACGATCAGATCGTTCGTGTGACCGTCTCGATAGGCGGTATCGTTGTGAAAGAACGCACAGACGTGGATGAGATACTCAAACGCTCCGACGAATTGCAGTACGAGAGTAAAAAGAAGGGTGGCAACAGTTGCTCCGTGAGCTTCTAAAGGTCTCAGCCTTGCCAGAGAGATTTTGACTTGAAATGTTCGAGTATTTTGTTCAGCCCATACGTTGAACCTCTGGTTACAACAGAAGATGGTCTGAAAGGGCAAGAGTGCCTTGCGGCTTCGACGAAGATTTCGAAAGTCCCAATCTGTCTGGCGATTCTCACAGTTTCGTCCTTGTCCATGCCTATGAGTGGTCTGTAGATAGGCATTTTCACAACGCTGCTTTCGAGAAACAGATTCTCCAAAGTTTGTGATGCAACTTGACCGAGCGAATCGCCTGTGACTATACCGAGTGCAGATCTTTCCTTGGCGATTTCCTCAGCTTTTTTGAGCATGAGCACCTTGCAGATGACACATGTCCATTCTCTTTTTCCCATTCGCTCGAGTTCCGTGACGTAAGGTTGAAAGTATTCCAAATGATTCACAACGATCAGTTCGATCGGTTCTGAACTGTACTGGTTCAGCACGTCGATCATTTGTCGTGCAAGGTCCGCGTGACCTTGATCGAAATGCAAAGCCGTCAGGCTGACGCCCCTTTTGAGCATCAAGAAGCCTGCGACGGGTGAATCTATGCCAACGCTCATGAGCAGAACAAGTCTTCCTTGAGTGCTCGACGGTAGACCTCCGACGCCTTTCTTAGTTTCAAAGAACACGTAAGCCTGACCTTCTATCATCTCGATGCCTATCGCGAGTTCGGGTTGATTCAAGTTCACCTTCCAACCGAAGCGTTGCACGACGAAGGCACCTATCTCTTCGTTGATCTGTTGAGAAGTCTTGTGGAAAGCCTTGTTGATCCTGCGCGCATCGATCTTGAACGAAGCGGGATTCATGTTGCGAAGATGTGTGGAAAGAAACTCTGGAATCTCTTCGTACTCCATCTTCCACGCTGGGGAAACGGAAACAACGCCTGGGACCTTCCTGATGATCTCGGAGAACTCGTGTGAAGCATCGACGATCAATCTACCTTGAGTGGAACGAACTTTCGCGTCGACACCTTTTCTTGCGAGCGTCTTTTTTATGTTCTCGATCAACTTGTTCTCGAACGTCTTCCTGTTCTTCCCTTTCAGCGCTATCTCACCGTAGCGAACGATGATCAAGTTTTTCATCCTCCAGTAAGAATTTCAGCGATCTTCTCAGAATGAGACGTCTGAAGAAGTACGAGGATCTGTGACCACATGGAAGCGAGATTTTACGAACATCGGACAGACGCTTGATCAGTTCGTCTGAGCTTCTGGAAATGATCACCCTGTCGAACAAGCCTTTGAAGAAGAGCACAGGTTGTCTGACGAACTTCGCGTAAGAGATAGGATCGTAGTGGAAACACGCGGGTTCGAGCTGGAATATGTCTTCTATTTTCTCGAGTTGGCCAAGCTTTTCGAAAGCGTTGGATCTGTTCTTCACGCACGTTGCTTCGTCACGGCAGTTGTATTCATTGCTCTTCTCCATGTAATCTTTTCTGAGTTGTTCCGTGTGGGGTGCGTACCAGTTGATCCAACGCCAATCTCCACCAGTGAAGGCCAAAATGCCTTTTTTAAGTCTTTCATCGATCGCGAGAGCCATCGTCGCGATCATACCTCCGAAGCTGAAACCCATGATGGCCTTTGGAAGATGGGAACTTTGTTCAACGTAGTCCAAGGTCCTTCGAACGTCCTTCACAGATTGGTGGAACATCACACTGCAGTGTTTTGGAGAAGTCGAGAAGAACGGTTCACCACCACGCCATGAGCTGGGCGCGCGGAACCAATGGTATGGAAGTATCACGAAGTAGGTGTTGATACCGTGCTTTTTGAAGTTCTCGGCGAACCAGAGAAGGTAAGAGATGTTTCTGTTTCCTATGCCGTGCACAAAAATCAAATCGAGCTTCGGCTCATTTGCGAGGAATTCGTAGACGTACACGCGCTTGCTTTCTTCGATATGTGGTTCGTACACTGCGTCGAAGGAGATCAAATTGAAGTTCATGAACGACTTCTTCTGAACGTTCAAGGCTTTGTGCTTGTCGTACTCGAATGGAAGCATTTCAGAACCTTCGCCTCACGTTGAAGGTTTCTTCAACCTTCCTGATCGTGTTTTCGAACAGCTCGTTGACTTCTTCGTCGGTGAGAGATCTGTCCGGGGCACGATAGATCACGTAGAAAGTTACGCTGATCGTGTTTTCAGCCAAACCCTTGCCCGTGTACACGTCGCTCACACCCACGCTTTCGACGAACTCGTGTGACGTTCTCAAGAACTTGAGTATGTCACCGGCCCTGCTTCCCACCGGAAGCAACAAGGAAACGTCCCTTCTCACGTACGGAAATGGTGCAGGAGTAACGATCCCACGGGCTGGATTGAAGTTCTCGTACAGGGTCTGTAGGTCCAGTTCGGCGAAGTAGACCTCACCTTTGAAGTCGTAAACTTCGTTGAAGGATCGAGTCAACATGCCAAGACAACCCACTTGTTGGTTGTTCACGTAGATGAAGGCTCGACGGCCGGGCGTGAGCCAATCGATGGTCGCAGGTTCGAATTCGAAGTTCAAATTCAAATGCCTTCCAATCTCCTCGATCACACCTTTCAACCAGAGCAAAGATACGGATCTTGTGTCGGTGTAATCGTCTTCTTCGAGCTTTCCCGAGGCGATCATGCCGAGTTTTTCACGTTCGAAGATGGAACCATCTTTGAGACCATAGATCTTCGCGATCTCGAAGAACTTGACGTCCCTGTTCTGCCTTCTGATGTTGTACGCAACACAGTCGATCAATCCAAAGAGCAGAGAAGGCCTTAGACTGTCCATGTCCTCGACCATAGGATTGTTCAGCATGAGAGGTTCTTGTTTGGTCAATTCTTTGACGACGGAGGATTTACAGAAGGAGAGGTTCACGACTTCGTTGAACCCGCAGGATCGTACCAGCTGTTTGATATTTCGTCTGAACTTCTGATAATCGCTCCAACCCCCGGCTGAGGCAAGGATGCGTGGAGCTTCACTTTGAACTTTGTCATAGCCGAAGATTCTACCGACTTCCTCGATGAGATCCTCCTCGATCGATATATCGGGTCTGTGAGTGGGAACGAGCACGGTCCAACTATCCTGTGTGGTTCGAACTTCCATACCGAGTGATTCGAGTATGCGGAAAACTTCACCGTTTGGCACGTCGATACCAAGGACCTTTCTCAGTTTCTCTCTTCTCAACGTCACAGACTTTCTTTCGATCCTTCGTGGATAGACATCGACTAAGCCTCTCGCGCTCACACCGCCTGCGACCTGCTGGATCGTGTGGATCAATAGATTCATCACGTAGTCCGCGTCGTTGGGATCGACTCCCCTTTCGAACCTGTGTGACGCGTCTGATTTTATGTTCAGTGCTCTACAAGTTCTTCTTATCCTCACCGGATCGAAGTAGGCCACTTCGAGGAGCAATTCTTCGGTGCTTTGCGCCACGCCAGAATCCTGCGCGCCCATGACGCCTCCAACCGCAAGGATGTTCTCACCATCCGTGATGAGCGTCTCGATGCCTGTCAATCTGTACGTTCTCTCGTCGAGCAGAACCACCTCTTCGTCCTTCTTGGAGCATCTGACGACGATTCTCCCGTCTTTGACCTTCGAATAGTCGAAAACGTGAACTGGATGTCCCGTGAGCAACATGACGTAGTTTGAGGCATCGACAATGTTGTTTATGGGTCTGACACCGCAAGCCATGAGACGTCTCTTCATCCACAGTGGACTGTCCTTCACTTTCGAAGAACGGACATAAGCTACACAGTATCTGGGACAACCTTCAACATCTTCTATCTGGACCGAAACGAACTTTTCCACAGGTTCGTCAAAGATTTCAACTTTCGGCTCAGGCAGCTTCAATTTCTTGTTGAGCAGGACGGCGACTTCTCTCGCAACACCAATGACTCCGAGACAGTCCGGTCTGTTCGGAGTGATGTCGAGATCCAGAACGGACTCATCCAATTTCCAGTGTCGGACCAGATCGACCCCCACTTCGAGATCTTCATCTATGAGGTAAACGTGGTCGGATTTTTCTTCCAGACCAAGCTCTTGAAGAGAGCACATGACCACTTCTGAGAGCACTTCTCTGATCTTAGTCTGACGAACCTCGGTGCCATCGGCGAACCTCGTGCCGGGATAGGCTATCGCAACGAGACAATTCTCTTTCACGTTCATGTCCGAAGTGATCGTCGTGTGGTAGGCTGAGCCATCGAAGACTTTGCAAACCTTCAGTTTCTCGGCGTTGGGATGTGGACGAGTCTCAACGACGATCGCGGAAACGATCTTTCCCGAGGCGAAGGGATTGAAAATCCTCTCGACGCTCACTCCTGCCATGGTGAGTCTGTGAGCGAGTTCTTCAACGGAAACATCTATATCGACCAGCTCTTTTAGCCATTCCACAGGCACCTGCATTGTCGATCACCCTTTCAGAAACATTCGAGAAATCTCTCGTCGTTTCTCACGAAGTCTCGGATATCTTTTATACCGTGCTTCAACATGGCTATGCGTTCGACTCCCATTCCGAAGGCGAAACCAGTGTACTTCTCTGGATCGTAACCAACGTTTCTGAACACGTTCGGATGCACCATACCGGCGCCAAGAATTTCGAGCCAGCCGGTGTACTTGCAAGAAGGACAACCCTTCCCCCCGCATATGCCACAGGAGACGTCGACCTCGAAGCTGGGTTCTGTGAATGGAAAGTAGCTCGGTCTGAGCCTTATCTTTCTTTCAGGACCGAAGATTCGTTTTGCGAAGATTTCGAGCGTGTATTTGAGATGCGCCACGCTGACGTGCTCGTCCACGTACAGTCCTTCCACCTGCGTGAACATTGGTAGATGCGTTGCGTCGTAGTCTCTCCTGTACACTCTTCCGGGGGAAATGATCGCGATGGGTGGTTGTTCTGAAAGCATGGTTCTTATCTGAACGGGTGAAGTGTGCGTCCTCAAGAGTTTGTCCTGCAGATAGAAAGAATCGTGCATGTCTCTTGCGGGATGCCATTCTGGTGTGTTGAGAGCATCAAAGTTGTGCCAACTGTCCTCTATTTCTGGCCCCTCCACGACCTTGAAACCCATGGAAACGAATATGGTCTCTATCTCTTCAAGAACCTTCGATATCGGGTGGGGATGTCCCACCTTTCTGATCGCGCCAGGTAATGTGACGTCGATCCAGAGTTTTTGAAGGCTCTTTTCCTGTTCCCTCGCTTCGAGGACTTTCTTTCGTTCTTCGAGTGCCTGCTCTATGGTTTGTTTCAACTCGTTGAGCACCTGACCCACCTTCGGTCGTTCCTCGGGTGGAAGCTTCCCAATCGATCTCATCTGTTCCGTCAAGATGCCTTTCTTTCCAAGATAGTTGACCCTGATCCTTTCGAGTTGAGCGATATCCTGCGCGTCGTTGATCTGTTTCAAGACATTTTCCTTCATCTCTTCGAACATAGTACCACCTCTTTCGAGATTTCTTCAGCGTAGCTTTCGAGCGCGTCTTGCCAAGGAACAAACTCTCCCTGTGCGAGGAAACCGAACGATTTGCCCTTCGATTTGGGAACGTTGAGCTTCGAGACCCAGCTCGACTCCCTCTCGGTGTGAACGATCGAGCTGGCGTTCAAGAAGCTGTACAGCTTTTCAACCAGCCTGGTTCTGACGAGTTCGCCAAATCTCGGATGGTAAGGTCCAGCCACGACGTTCTTCAAAAGCTCTGTTGGCACGTAGAGACCGAGCCTGATGACACGCACGCCATGGCTCTCCAACACCGCGGTCATGTCACTGCAGATATCTATCGCCGTGTGCAGAGCTATCGGAACATACTCACCGCGCCGGTAAATGGACTCGAGGATCGAGCCTTTCAACACGAGCGTCGGATGGATACGACAGCTCTTGGCTTTCACCTTCGTGGTTTGCCAAGCACTCAGAATGTCCTTCATTGCCTCGTCGCCCAACAGACCGACCATGAGGTGGATGCCGAAATCTATCTCAAACTCTTTGAGAATCTCGCACGCCTTCAAAACATCGCTTTGAGTGTAACCACGACCGTTCAGCCGCAACACTTCGTCGTCAAAGGACTGCACACCCAGCTCGACGAACTTGACGCCGTGTTCTTTCAAGAAACGCACCCTTGGTTCGTCGATCTCGTCCGGCCTGGTGGAGAGTCTTATCCCACTACAGATGCCAGTCTGCACGTACCGGCTCGCCCAGCAAAGATAACTGAGCTGTTCAGATTCGTCCAACGCCGTGAATGTGCCTCCGTAGAAGGCGATTTCGAAGCTGTGGGTCGTCTTCAAATAATTTTGTACGAGCTCATCGAGCTCATCGAAGCTCAAAGGTCTTTCGAAGCCCGTCACGGCCCACTGAGAACAGAAGGTGCATCTGTTTTTACAACCTCTCTGCGGGAGAAAAACGGGTAGTATCTTCAATCTTCCATCTCCTTCAGTCTTTCCAGTGCCAATCTCGCGGCGTTCTTCTCGGCGTCCTTTATCGAAGAACCCTCGCCCGTTGCGAGTGAACGACCTTTCAGTCTGACCTCGACGAAGAACTTCTTCATGTGCGCGGGTCCTTCTTCACGAACGAGAACGTATTCCGGCAAGGTCTTGTACTTCTCTTGGGCAAGCTCTTGCAACGCCGTTTTGTGATCGAAAACGATGTTTCCTGCCGCAATCTGTTCGATGTAGCGAACCATATGGGGAACGAGGATCTCCTTTACAGGCTTCATTCCCCCGTCCAAATAGAGCGCGGCCGCCAAAGCCTCCAACGCGCCCGAGAGTATCGATTCTCTCTCCCGACCGTTGTTCAGCTCTTCACCGTGACCGAGAAAGATGTGACGGTTCAAACCGATGTCTTTAGCTATGAGCGCCAACGCATCTTCACTCGCCGCTGCAGCCTTGATCTTGGACATGACACCTTCTGGAGATTGAGGATAGTTTTTGTAGAGGTGTTCCGCGATCAAGAAATCTACGACTGCGTCGCCCAAGAATTCCAGTCTCTCGTTGGATTCGACGTCCTTTCTTCCGCGCTGTCTCTCTTCGTGCGCATAAGAAGAGTGACACAACGCGGTGAACAGCAGCTTTGGATCACAGAAGTTGTATCCGAGTTGTTTCATGAAATCGATGAGATTTTTGATCTCTTCTTCCCTCATGACAGAAGCGCTGCCAC
This window contains:
- the thiI gene encoding tRNA uracil 4-sulfurtransferase ThiI, whose product is MIIVRYGEIALKGKNRKTFENKLIENIKKTLARKGVDAKVRSTQGRLIVDASHEFSEIIRKVPGVVSVSPAWKMEYEEIPEFLSTHLRNMNPASFKIDARRINKAFHKTSQQINEEIGAFVVQRFGWKVNLNQPELAIGIEMIEGQAYVFFETKKGVGGLPSSTQGRLVLLMSVGIDSPVAGFLMLKRGVSLTALHFDQGHADLARQMIDVLNQYSSEPIELIVVNHLEYFQPYVTELERMGKREWTCVICKVLMLKKAEEIAKERSALGIVTGDSLGQVASQTLENLFLESSVVKMPIYRPLIGMDKDETVRIARQIGTFEIFVEAARHSCPFRPSSVVTRGSTYGLNKILEHFKSKSLWQG
- a CDS encoding alpha/beta hydrolase; the protein is MLPFEYDKHKALNVQKKSFMNFNLISFDAVYEPHIEESKRVYVYEFLANEPKLDLIFVHGIGNRNISYLLWFAENFKKHGINTYFVILPYHWFRAPSSWRGGEPFFSTSPKHCSVMFHQSVKDVRRTLDYVEQSSHLPKAIMGFSFGGMIATMALAIDERLKKGILAFTGGDWRWINWYAPHTEQLRKDYMEKSNEYNCRDEATCVKNRSNAFEKLGQLEKIEDIFQLEPACFHYDPISYAKFVRQPVLFFKGLFDRVIISRSSDELIKRLSDVRKISLPCGHRSSYFFRRLILRRSLKFLLEDEKLDHRSLR
- the pheT gene encoding phenylalanine--tRNA ligase subunit beta produces the protein MQVPVEWLKELVDIDVSVEELAHRLTMAGVSVERIFNPFASGKIVSAIVVETRPHPNAEKLKVCKVFDGSAYHTTITSDMNVKENCLVAIAYPGTRFADGTEVRQTKIREVLSEVVMCSLQELGLEEKSDHVYLIDEDLEVGVDLVRHWKLDESVLDLDITPNRPDCLGVIGVAREVAVLLNKKLKLPEPKVEIFDEPVEKFVSVQIEDVEGCPRYCVAYVRSSKVKDSPLWMKRRLMACGVRPINNIVDASNYVMLLTGHPVHVFDYSKVKDGRIVVRCSKKDEEVVLLDERTYRLTGIETLITDGENILAVGGVMGAQDSGVAQSTEELLLEVAYFDPVRIRRTCRALNIKSDASHRFERGVDPNDADYVMNLLIHTIQQVAGGVSARGLVDVYPRRIERKSVTLRREKLRKVLGIDVPNGEVFRILESLGMEVRTTQDSWTVLVPTHRPDISIEEDLIEEVGRIFGYDKVQSEAPRILASAGGWSDYQKFRRNIKQLVRSCGFNEVVNLSFCKSSVVKELTKQEPLMLNNPMVEDMDSLRPSLLFGLIDCVAYNIRRQNRDVKFFEIAKIYGLKDGSIFEREKLGMIASGKLEEDDYTDTRSVSLLWLKGVIEEIGRHLNLNFEFEPATIDWLTPGRRAFIYVNNQQVGCLGMLTRSFNEVYDFKGEVYFAELDLQTLYENFNPARGIVTPAPFPYVRRDVSLLLPVGSRAGDILKFLRTSHEFVESVGVSDVYTGKGLAENTISVTFYVIYRAPDRSLTDEEVNELFENTIRKVEETFNVRRRF
- the pheS gene encoding phenylalanine--tRNA ligase subunit alpha; this translates as MFEEMKENVLKQINDAQDIAQLERIRVNYLGKKGILTEQMRSIGKLPPEERPKVGQVLNELKQTIEQALEERKKVLEAREQEKSLQKLWIDVTLPGAIRKVGHPHPISKVLEEIETIFVSMGFKVVEGPEIEDSWHNFDALNTPEWHPARDMHDSFYLQDKLLRTHTSPVQIRTMLSEQPPIAIISPGRVYRRDYDATHLPMFTQVEGLYVDEHVSVAHLKYTLEIFAKRIFGPERKIRLRPSYFPFTEPSFEVDVSCGICGGKGCPSCKYTGWLEILGAGMVHPNVFRNVGYDPEKYTGFAFGMGVERIAMLKHGIKDIRDFVRNDERFLECF